The proteins below are encoded in one region of Streptomyces roseirectus:
- a CDS encoding L,D-transpeptidase encodes MNVRPISGASVRGRKRGLAIVSGALLLAVTACGGNGDSGSGDSGKNEVKGKPAGAAQSAQSEAVVSILPANGATAVDTSGTLKVSAAKGKLTEVVVKDTKGTRIAGAISADGAGWTPATHLSASTKYQVHAVAKDAEGRQAAEDSTFTTLSPKNTFIGNFTPEDGSTVGVGMPFSVRFTRGITSPDAVEKAIKITTVPAVDVQGHWFGNDRLDFRPEKYWKAGTKVTVSLNLDGVEGRKGVYGEQTKKISFTIGRNQVSIVDAKKHTMTVQQDGKTIRTIPVTTGKPGYATWNGQMVMSEKYKVTRMNGDTVGYDGEYDIKDVPHAVRLTDSGTFVHGNYWGGDAFGNYNASHGCIGLRDVRGGYDKDVAAAWFFDHSIVGDVVVVKNSTDPVVNPSNGLNGWNMSWAEWTK; translated from the coding sequence TTGAACGTGCGGCCGATATCGGGGGCGTCGGTGCGAGGACGGAAGCGGGGGCTGGCGATCGTGTCGGGCGCCCTCCTGCTCGCCGTCACCGCGTGCGGCGGGAACGGGGACTCCGGGTCCGGGGACTCCGGCAAGAACGAGGTGAAGGGCAAGCCGGCGGGCGCCGCGCAGAGCGCGCAGTCGGAGGCGGTCGTCAGCATCCTGCCGGCCAACGGCGCGACCGCCGTCGACACCAGCGGCACGCTGAAGGTGAGCGCCGCGAAGGGCAAGCTGACCGAGGTCGTCGTCAAGGACACCAAGGGGACGCGGATCGCGGGCGCGATCTCGGCGGACGGCGCCGGCTGGACGCCCGCCACGCATCTCTCGGCGTCCACGAAGTACCAGGTGCACGCGGTCGCGAAGGACGCCGAGGGGCGGCAGGCCGCCGAGGACTCGACGTTCACGACGCTGAGCCCGAAGAACACGTTCATCGGCAACTTCACGCCGGAGGACGGCTCGACCGTCGGCGTCGGGATGCCGTTCTCGGTGCGCTTCACGCGCGGGATCACCTCGCCGGACGCCGTCGAGAAGGCCATCAAGATCACGACCGTGCCCGCGGTCGACGTCCAGGGCCACTGGTTCGGCAACGACCGGCTCGACTTCCGGCCCGAGAAGTACTGGAAGGCCGGGACGAAGGTCACCGTCTCGCTCAACCTCGACGGCGTCGAGGGGCGCAAGGGCGTCTACGGCGAGCAGACCAAGAAGATCTCGTTCACCATCGGGCGCAACCAGGTGTCCATCGTCGACGCCAAGAAGCACACGATGACCGTCCAGCAGGACGGCAAGACCATCAGGACGATCCCCGTGACGACCGGCAAGCCCGGGTACGCCACCTGGAACGGGCAGATGGTCATGAGCGAGAAGTACAAGGTCACCCGGATGAACGGGGACACCGTCGGCTACGACGGCGAGTACGACATCAAGGACGTCCCGCACGCCGTGCGCCTCACCGACTCCGGCACGTTCGTGCACGGCAACTACTGGGGCGGGGACGCGTTCGGGAACTACAACGCGAGCCACGGCTGCATCGGCCTGCGGGACGTGCGGGGCGGGTACGACAAGGACGTCGCCGCGGCCTGGTTCTTCGACCACTCGATCGTCGGGGACGTCGTCGTGGTGAAGAACTCGACGGACCCGGTGGTGAACCCGTCCAACGGGCTCAACGGGTGGAACATGTCGTGGGCGGAGTGGACGAAGTAG
- a CDS encoding enoyl-CoA hydratase/isomerase family protein, with amino-acid sequence MTVNLEVADGVGTLRLDRPPMNALDTATQDRLKELAEEATRRADVRAVVVYGGEKVFAAGADIKEMRVMDHAAMVLRARDLQDAFTAVARIPKPVVAAITGYALGGGCELALCADFRIAGENAKLGQPEILLGVIPGAGGTQRLARLIGPSKAKDLIFTGRMVKADEALSLGLVDRVVPADEVYAQAHAWAAKLAQGPAIALRAAKEAIDTGLETDLETGLAVERNWFAGLFATEDRERGMRSFVEEGPGKAKFL; translated from the coding sequence ATGACCGTGAATCTCGAAGTCGCCGACGGCGTCGGCACGCTGCGGCTCGACCGGCCGCCCATGAACGCGCTGGACACCGCCACGCAGGACCGGCTGAAGGAACTCGCCGAGGAGGCCACGCGGCGCGCGGACGTCCGCGCGGTGGTGGTGTACGGCGGGGAGAAGGTGTTCGCGGCGGGCGCGGACATCAAGGAGATGCGGGTCATGGACCACGCGGCGATGGTGCTGCGGGCCCGTGACCTCCAGGACGCGTTCACGGCCGTCGCGCGGATCCCGAAGCCGGTCGTCGCGGCGATCACCGGGTACGCGCTCGGCGGTGGCTGCGAGCTGGCGCTGTGCGCGGACTTCCGGATCGCCGGGGAGAACGCGAAGCTCGGGCAGCCGGAGATCCTGCTCGGCGTCATCCCCGGTGCGGGCGGCACGCAGCGGCTGGCCCGGCTGATCGGGCCCTCCAAGGCGAAGGACCTCATCTTCACGGGGCGCATGGTGAAGGCCGACGAGGCGCTGTCGCTGGGGCTCGTGGACCGGGTCGTCCCGGCGGACGAGGTGTACGCGCAGGCGCACGCGTGGGCGGCGAAGCTCGCGCAGGGGCCGGCGATCGCCCTGCGGGCCGCGAAGGAGGCGATCGACACGGGCCTCGAAACCGATCTGGAGACCGGGCTCGCCGTCGAACGCAACTGGTTCGCGGGGTTGTTCGCGACGGAGGACCGGGAGCGGGGGATGCGGAGTTTCGTGGAGGAGGGGCCGGGCAAGGCGAAGTTCCTCTGA
- a CDS encoding sensor histidine kinase, which produces MTVRDTQIDWRWEQLHLWGPYGMLGISVVLGVIAADLTPRPAGWYAAGALVVAALALQLWWHVTRHRRPNRGRIPTPAGTAYYVVRWALAFALTGLNPFFAFYAATGYMDSDELLPGRWRRVGLFVSAVPVAGAQSGGLPPKNLGQWAVFTALLFFQFALQAVIAHLTEEDSRRSHERAATITELERTNAALQQALDENAALHAQLLVQAREAGVADERRRLAAEIHDTIAQGLAGIIAQLQVVLNTPDADAAREHTVRALDLARHSLGEARRSVHNLAPVALADAGLPEALKSTVAEWGERTGVRAEFTVTGIAEHLHDEVSATLLRITQEALSNAARHAHAHRLGVTLTFLGDEVILDIRDDGRGFDPLALPARTRTGGFGLDGMRTRAERIAGSFTIESEPAHGTALSARVPLVPHDR; this is translated from the coding sequence ATGACCGTGCGGGACACGCAGATCGACTGGCGCTGGGAGCAGCTGCACCTGTGGGGCCCGTACGGGATGCTCGGGATCAGCGTCGTCCTCGGGGTGATCGCCGCCGACCTGACGCCGCGCCCCGCCGGGTGGTACGCCGCCGGCGCGCTGGTCGTCGCGGCGCTCGCGCTCCAGCTGTGGTGGCACGTGACCCGGCACCGCCGCCCGAACCGGGGCCGCATCCCGACGCCGGCCGGGACGGCGTACTACGTCGTCCGTTGGGCCCTCGCCTTCGCGCTGACGGGGCTCAACCCGTTCTTCGCGTTCTACGCGGCCACCGGGTACATGGACTCCGACGAACTGCTCCCCGGCCGGTGGCGCAGGGTCGGCCTGTTCGTGAGCGCGGTGCCGGTGGCCGGCGCGCAGTCGGGCGGGCTGCCGCCGAAGAACCTCGGCCAGTGGGCCGTGTTCACCGCGCTGCTGTTCTTCCAGTTCGCCCTCCAGGCGGTGATCGCCCACCTCACCGAGGAGGACTCGCGCCGCTCCCACGAACGCGCCGCCACCATCACCGAACTGGAGCGGACCAACGCCGCCCTGCAACAGGCCCTCGACGAGAACGCCGCGCTGCACGCCCAACTCCTCGTCCAGGCACGGGAAGCGGGCGTCGCCGACGAGCGCCGGCGCCTCGCCGCCGAGATCCACGACACGATCGCCCAGGGCCTCGCCGGCATCATCGCCCAGCTCCAGGTCGTCCTGAACACCCCGGACGCGGACGCCGCACGCGAGCACACCGTCCGCGCGCTGGACCTGGCCCGCCACAGCCTCGGTGAGGCCCGGCGCTCCGTCCACAACCTCGCCCCGGTCGCGCTGGCCGACGCCGGGCTGCCCGAGGCGCTGAAGAGCACGGTCGCCGAGTGGGGTGAACGGACGGGCGTCCGGGCCGAGTTCACCGTGACCGGCATCGCCGAGCACCTGCACGACGAGGTCTCCGCGACCCTCCTGCGCATCACCCAGGAAGCCCTCTCCAACGCCGCCCGGCACGCCCACGCCCACCGCCTCGGCGTGACCCTCACGTTCCTCGGCGACGAGGTCATCCTCGACATCCGCGACGACGGCCGCGGCTTCGACCCCCTCGCCCTCCCCGCCCGCACCCGCACCGGCGGCTTCGGCCTCGACGGCATGCGCACCCGCGCCGAACGCATCGCCGGCTCCTTCACGATCGAGTCCGAACCGGCCCACGGCACAGCCCTCTCAGCTCGCGTACCGTTGGTCCCCCATGACCGATAA
- a CDS encoding response regulator: MTLLIVDDHPVVRDGLRGMFASAPGFRVLGEAADGVEAVERVARLDPDVVLMDLRMPGGGGVEAIARLTREGARAKVLVLTTYDTDSDTLPAIEAGATGYLLKDAPRDELFTAVRAAAQGRTVLSPAVATRLVSAVRTPVSEPLSAREREVLALVAKGTSNREIARELFISEATVKTHLTHLYTKLGVSDRAAAVAVAYERKILG, translated from the coding sequence ATCACCCTCCTCATCGTCGACGACCACCCCGTGGTCCGTGACGGGCTGCGGGGGATGTTCGCCTCTGCTCCCGGTTTCCGGGTGCTGGGGGAGGCGGCGGATGGGGTGGAGGCGGTGGAGAGGGTGGCTCGGCTGGATCCGGATGTCGTGTTGATGGATCTGCGGATGCCGGGCGGCGGTGGGGTGGAGGCGATCGCGCGGCTCACGAGGGAGGGCGCGCGGGCGAAGGTGCTCGTGCTGACGACGTACGACACCGACTCGGACACGCTCCCGGCGATCGAGGCGGGCGCGACGGGGTACCTGCTCAAGGACGCCCCGCGTGATGAGCTGTTCACGGCGGTGAGGGCGGCGGCCCAGGGCCGGACGGTGCTGTCGCCGGCCGTCGCGACGAGACTCGTCAGCGCGGTCCGCACGCCCGTGAGCGAACCCTTGTCCGCGAGGGAACGCGAGGTGCTGGCCCTCGTCGCGAAGGGGACGTCGAACCGGGAGATCGCGCGGGAGCTGTTCATCAGCGAGGCGACCGTGAAGACCCATCTCACGCACCTCTACACCAAGTTGGGCGTCAGCGACCGGGCCGCGGCGGTCGCGGTGGCGTACGAACGGAAGATCCTCGGCTGA
- a CDS encoding ATP-binding protein, giving the protein MAGLEGFEQPRGHGRVDDAARWSPAVEDERALKAVELFGDPTEAEVPLPSRPESAAAARRLTHFVVLRQWGLSPKLAEDAVLLVSELVGNAVRHTGARVFGLRMRRRRGWIRVEVRDPSRGLPCLMPVHELDVSGRGLYLVDKLSDRWGVDLLPRGKTTWFEMRVGDR; this is encoded by the coding sequence ATGGCGGGGCTGGAGGGTTTTGAACAGCCGCGGGGACACGGGCGTGTGGACGACGCGGCGCGCTGGTCGCCCGCGGTCGAGGACGAGCGGGCGCTGAAGGCGGTGGAGCTGTTCGGCGACCCGACGGAGGCGGAGGTTCCGCTCCCGTCCCGGCCCGAGTCCGCCGCCGCGGCCCGTCGGCTCACCCACTTCGTCGTCCTGCGCCAGTGGGGGCTGTCGCCCAAGCTCGCCGAGGATGCCGTGCTGCTCGTCTCCGAGCTGGTCGGCAACGCCGTGCGGCATACCGGTGCGCGGGTGTTCGGACTGCGGATGCGGCGGCGCCGGGGGTGGATCCGGGTGGAGGTGCGTGACCCCTCGCGGGGGCTGCCGTGTCTCATGCCGGTGCATGAACTCGACGTCAGCGGGCGGGGGTTGTACCTCGTGGACAAGCTGTCCGACCGCTGGGGGGTCGACTTACTTCCGCGGGGGAAGACGACGTGGTTCGAGATGAGGGTGGGGGACCGGTAG